The DNA region TCGGCCTtagttttcccattaaaatgtaaacaaactgTTTCATAGTCCTCCTgttccattgttttataattaataattcaactattaattgttattgtataagAGGTAAGAGGTTATTGatcaactttttcaaactgcgGCCCGCCAGGTGATCACTGACCGGAATTCTGGCCCGTGGGCTCTTtgcagttggacagccctgTTCTAGATtaagcatattatttattttataattttatttcaaaaaattgttttttttcttccccttccAGAAATTAGGTTTGTCAAAGCTCATCGGAGAAGAACTATCTTCACTTCAAGTATTGCCACCTATAGCAGTAGTTGCAGTACTTTGCTTCATGACAAGCATGATTACTGAAATTGTGAACAATACGAGTACTGCCAATATATTGCTACCTGTCTTCAGTCAAATGgtagctttttttaaacattcattacgtttttatatattgtgcattttattgaatttatgaaatattttagtaaatctCAACgtccttagaaaaataatatttttaaaaatgactgtaatgaaatagttttatgtggaatttattaataattaaagaaatgtgataaaaattaataaattttgaaataaaaataaaagatttgagTTTGATAATTCTAGCAGTACATTcaacatttcaatatttgaaaggCTTGGAGAAATttaatgataagccacattttcgAACTGTCCATGAGAATGggtttgataaaatttacaccatgatttatttatatatttctgataTATATGTCTGAGTTTTCTGTAGTAAACAAATGGAATTCCAGGTATTTGTAAAgtatcaattatttcaaaataagtctAAGGATAAGGTCAGTGTAAAAATGTGGATTAACATTGTTATGAATTTATGAGTGTGTAGATAGCATATattgaatgaatttattttctgtatctCTGAGTTCAATAAATTGAAGGAGATTCAgtgtctttttaatttattttacaatgatgcaaggtaaataaaacattccttTTCCCTAAGtacctatttttcttttttctaagtgCCAATAATAGTTTAAGAATGGAGAAGTTGTTATGCTGTACATATAAATGGTCCCATATCTCCctttaatattattctataattttcaaactcaaaCCCCGTTAATgatcactattttaaaattatgtttcaaaattaaatatgttttcaatcattattataattatttcttttggtaTGATAGTATTGTAAGgtataatataatacctgagcgagttagaaaataaaaggcTAATATTAAAGTATGATATTGAGccataaatatatacaatatatgagcaatatttctattttttttatcgctaTTATACGAACTTCGAAAAGGAAAAgtttaagtaaagaaatattttttatttcattacaatattgcaaaataattaaaaaaataactttttctaatgttagcttttaaatattgaacacGTCCGAGGTCTGAACCCCAGATCCTTGGAACTAATGTTTTCTGACCTGTTTATTAATTCAAAGCCATAGCGGAAACTGTAAACATATTCCCCTAATTCGTCAACAGTTTTGTGGTTTGGTCTAAACTTTAAGTACATTCAACTATTGGTGGATTTTGGTTTTATAACgattgttgaaaattaaagtagaaATTAGGTATTTCTGTAAGGAAGGAGCCGCAAAATAAGTTTGACATTGCAATTTGGTCCCCTTGCGTCCAAACTAAGTATTCTACAGATTTGTATTTacgtatattaaaataattattggtcaaattttaaaaattagagttttatataaatgcaaagTACAGGTCGTTGTAATATAAGCAGAGCAAACAAGAAATCTTCAGAAATTTCATAAGTgagctatttttataaagtggAATATTGAAAgcgataatttaaaatcttttattaaaattattaatttctaaaaacggttttatttctttaataaaaaggagaaataatTCGCGATTAATTAGCCCTTTCATTTACATAAGCTTTAGTAGTCTGCCATTTGTCTCAAACTCACAGTTGTGGGATTAGCAGTTATTCACAGGACTATGCGGCTTGATGTAGTAGTTTAGTATGTTATTGCATCGATATATGATCAAGTTTCGAAATAATAGGTTTAAAGGACAGTTTCTCTTcccaaaattgatttaaaagttgtagTACAAGATATTTCTTGCTATTccttattattaatatcataattatCTTTGTTTGGATCCAAATTTAGGTCcattgtctttttaaaattaaattggttaTTGGTCTAAAGAAGTAACGTCATGGTATGAGAAGAAATATGTACTATCACTTTTTACTGGTAAGGGACTGTAAATTAGATGTATGTCTTActctatttgaaaataaaatacactttgaacttgcaaatattataatttatttgataatcaaTCTACCGATGTTAAAGAATTACAACAGtctaaatatttgcatattaaattttcttgattaaCAGTTTTTAGACTTTGGAAAGGTGTTTTTAGGTGTTACAGCAAagtctttatttactttcagacaagtcCTGATTTACTTTAGGACAAgtcgtgatttttttaaagacaattcGTGATTTAATTTAAGACACGTCTTGGTTTATTTTCAGGCCAGTCGTGATTTACTTCCTCTTGAACAATCTCCTGAAGATTCGAGAGAAGAAATGAAAGCATCCTTTCTCTTTTTCTTCCGATTGCTCATTGATAGTAAGCTCAATATCGCTTCGTTGCCAAAAATCTATTTCGTCTCTTAAGGGACCATCACgactttttaatctaaaatttaaaagtaacactCGCTTTATTAGAAagttaaatacagttttttgttttgttacaacagtttcattttgaattataagctTTTTGTATAGAGTAAAAGGTATTTAGGTTcagataaattttctaaagtagaaatttcaaaaaactctaCAATGATCAAAATCGTTATATGATTTACGACAACGTGAAACAATTTCGTGGTGGGTAAACAATTAGGGAGATTTTATCTTTCAGATTTATTGACAATAtgttttgctcaaatttttcctgatttaaaacttttacatcaatcaatttatcttaattgcttaaaagtagttaaaattattcaaaatgatttttcggtcaatttttaaaaattagtttagccGAAGTAAAATACATCTAtataatagtgtgaggagcaccaaaataaaaaaaggaagaaaaaaaaaagggaaaaaaacggttttaaaaataatacgtcATCAAGCAAAAATTTCCcccaaaataaagaaaaactcaaaatagaACAGAGATAGAAACATAAAGCGATAAATGAGAACGGTCGACGGTCATCTCCTTATgaacattttgcaaaaatgatttaaacacattttcctAACAAAATTtaccagattacaaaatatgaaattaaagcgTAAATAAATGGTATTcggatatatttttaagttcttgCTGAAGTATAAAACCACATTAGTTTTCTCGCTTACTTTGGAATCTATCGAATGCTAGACTTGCGTAtggtattaatatattatactgGATGGTTCAAAattgagaagaaataaaaggtCGAAGTtccaataaaacatttaaattcgatgattttttagagaaattattaacatttgttaaaaaatatttattgaatattggagaaggttaatttttagttataaaattttattaatcacagatttacccgaaatggatttgctcATGTtagttttctgtttaattttttctctttcattctCTATTGTctcctaatatatatatatatatatatttaNNNNNNNNNNNNNNNNNNNNNNNNNNNNNNNNNNNNNNNNNNNNNNNNNNATtctataattttgcatttacgtatattaaaataataattgggcaaattttgaaaattacagttttacataaatgcaaaatacaGGTCGTTAGTGGAGCAAACACGAAATCTTCAGAAATTTTGATAAGTGTCCCTATTCAGAAATTGTCATATGtgagtatttttagaaagtggAATATTGCAGgcgataatttgaaatattttattaaaatcattaatttttctaaaaatgtttttaattctgtaataaaaagaagaaaaaaagttcgcCATTAATTAgcacttttatttacattcgCTTTCGTAGTCCGCCATTGTTTTCGAACTCACAGTTGTGGGATAAGCAGTTATCATATCGCACTGATTAAGGGGAATTGTATCTGTAGTGGGTTTACATTGGATGCACCCTATTATGTTCCAGTGTACAACATTTAGTTGGTCCGTAATTATGCGGCTTGATGTGGTAGTTTAGTATGTTATTGCATCGATATAAGACCAAGTTTCGAAATAATTAGCTTAAAGGACGGTTTCTCTTcagaaaaatgattcaaaagctGTAGTACAAGATATTTCttgctattatttataaatattataattaaatccaAATTTAGGTGCAttgccttttaaaattaaattggttaTTGGTCGAAAGAAATCACGTCATGGTATGAGAAGAAATATGTACTATCACCTTTTACTAATAAGGAATTGTAAATTAGATGCATGTTTTACTCTATTTGTAAATAACAACACTTTGGACttgcaaatattataatttatttgaaaatcaatctACCGATGTTAAATAATTACAgcagtttaaatatttgcattttaaattttcttgattaaCAGTTTTTAGACTTTGGAAAGGaacagtaatataatttttcaggtGTTACAGCAAAGTCTTCATTTACTTTCAGCCAAAGCGTAATTTACTTTAGGACAAGTCATGATTTTCTTTACAACAATTCGTGATTTACTTTAAGTCACGTCTTGGTTTACTTTCAGACCAGTCGTGATTTACTTTCTCTTGAACAATCTCCTGAAGATTCGAGTGAAGCAATGAAAGCATCCTTTCTCTTCTTGTTCAGATTGTTCATTGATGGTAAGCTCAATATCACTTCGTTGCCAAAAATCTATTTCGTCCCTTAAGGGACCATCATGActtttcaatctaaaatttaaaagtaacactcacattattaaaaagttcaatacagttttttgttttgttacaacAGCTTCATTTCGAGTTATAAGCTTTTTGTATAGAGTAAAGGGGCTTTAGGTTCAGATAAATTTTCTGAAGCACAAATTTCAAACAACTCGATTTTTACTCTACAATGATCAAAATCGTTATATGATTTACGATAATGAGAAACAATTTCGTGATggatttatgattttatttttcagatttattgacaatatatttttggcaaatttttcctgatttaaaacttttacatgaATCAATTTATCCTAATTGCTtgaaagtagttaaaaatattcaaaatgattttttggtcaatttttttgatcaatttAGCTGAAGTGAAATACATctatacaatagtgtgaggagcaccaaaaaaaaagaagagaaaaaatcgttctaaaaataatacttcataaagcaaaaatttcccccaaaattaaaaagaacgcAAAATAGAACAGAGAATGATGAACAGATAAATGAGAACAGTCGACGGTCATCTCCTTATGGACATcttgcaaaaatgatttaaacacatttttctaaaaaatttgccagattacaaaatatgaaattaaagcgaaaagaaatgataatcggatatatttttaagttcttaCTGACGTATAAAACCACATTTAATTTCTCGCTTACATTGGAATGGATCGAATACTAAACTTGAGTAtggtattaatatattatactggatagttcaaaattgtgaagaaataaaaggTCGAAGTtccaataaaacatttaaattcgatgaatttttagagaaattattaacatttgttaaaaaatatttattgaatattggagaagattaatttttagtcataaaatttcttaatcacagatttacccgaaatggatttgctcATGTtagttttctgtttaatttctttttcattcccTATGAAAATCATTACTTTACATATGTTCTAAGACAATGTCGATAgttaaaatgtttcgaaaaagttaaaatacctATCGTCCTCAATGCCGTACTCGATTGAGTCCTTATCGTGCACCAAATCCATCTTATAGAGTTTCGCTATCTTTACATCGCTGAATAGGAACAATTCCtcactaaaagtaaaaaaaagaaaagggaaaaatatatacataacttgaaattcaataaagttattttgctcaataaatttttcgttaaatgCGAGATATATTTGTAAAGAGAgagaatttattaacttatcaACGATTacagatgttttaaaaatgctacgatgtgtaataatttattttatattttgcgttaattatttattaaaagagaaaatggcCATTATAGATTTTTGTAGAGGTGATAATTACAGTAGCATTTATAAGTAAATTCCAAAATCATGgcttactatttaataaaaaattcaggtaaaaaaattatgtttactatttagttattttcctcattcatcttttattcaaaacttatgAAACAGAGATTtcgtttttattcaatttatatattttttttcgagaatCCGTTAATagactttgaaaaaataactcatagttttaaagaaaataccataaaaaatataaaataatgaaataaaatctataagaaatatgttcagctgtaatttttttttctagtataaaattttttagatcgTTTATACTTTATGCTActgaataaaaatgtacttatttgcgaattattaaatccattttagaaaattagtttattcgAGTCACATTATCCTTCCTTCAGCATTtgcatgtttaattattttattttattaagtactcttgtaaaaaaaaaaatttcaatgcaaagattttaatcttttaaataattgctcGCATTAATTCTGTTCATGctcaataaattcattttaaatcatcTGAACCATTGATTCATAGggattaataaaacttaaagacATATATGTAGTCACTTACAATTTTagggtaatattttattttaaaatagttacgaAAATGTCACCtgaaaaaggatgaaaaataaCTCAAACACTGAAGatcattttaactaaaatattaaactgccATTAAGAAACATTCTAATTTACATACCTATTCAGCTCTTCAACTCCATCACCCTCATCATCATCATTAAACTCATCCTTAATCTCATAACCAACATCATCACCCTCCTCATCATCATCCCCAACATCATCATCATCAGATGATGGCACTTCAGCTCTTAACTCCATCATATATTCCTCATCACTAAAATTAtgaaaggaatatattttttcaaatctgtctgaaggtaataaatttttattaaaaaaatgtgtgatttctaatgatttttttgctCTTCGAAGGCGACTTCCAGAGTTTCTTTAGGTTTAGAGTGTGGAAAATAAAACGATGTgtcttaagaaatttaatttaaatatgttttcgatggttattttattattgggtgagcattattgaaaaagactgttcattattttatgtttatataatatCTTAGTTGATTTTTACCAGCAGTAGTGTTTTGTgacctaaataaataaacagtaagACCGCTGTTTTAACCCTTTGCGGTCGTATGTCTACTCTCAGCCACCAACACTTTTTTACCATTCCAGTCGTTCGTCTGCTCTCAGCCACCACAGCAAAGATGTTAGCCGCATCGTAATGGTAAACTACATATATTGCGGCACTGTGAAAATGTAAAGAGTAAGGATTGTTCTGTATgttcaaacagaaaaattaaaggcGGAAGACGCCTAACTAATCATTATTGCGACACATGTTCTCGAATACCTGGACTTCATA from Parasteatoda tepidariorum isolate YZ-2023 chromosome 2, CAS_Ptep_4.0, whole genome shotgun sequence includes:
- the LOC107453102 gene encoding uncharacterized protein, translating into MMELRAEVPSSDDDDVGDDDEEGDDVGYEIKDEFNDDDEGDGVEELNSEELFLFSDVKIAKLYKMDLVHDKDSIEYGIEDDRLKSHDGPLRDEIDFWQRSDIELTINEQSEQEEKGCFHCFTRIFRRLFKRK